GGGAAGAGAAAGTTTCAGCGGAGGAACGAGCGGATGGAAGCCGGACGTCGGAAAGCTCTGGACACGACCTTGGCGAACCTGCAGAAGCGGTTTGGGGAAGGCGTGATCATGCGGTTGGGGGAGGCGACGCATCTGCAGGTGGACGTGAT
The sequence above is a segment of the Chloroflexota bacterium genome. Coding sequences within it:
- a CDS encoding DNA recombination/repair protein RecA, producing the protein MEAGRRKALDTTLANLQKRFGEGVIMRLGEATHLQVDV